The following proteins are encoded in a genomic region of Maribacter hydrothermalis:
- a CDS encoding M28 family peptidase, protein MGRVVSIKKTIVKQGIVPALLCFSFLIGCSQHGEEVPVDYFDIVRPEFTGQLAYETTDFVEDYWRVVGNTGFNKTIYLIADSLKASGYVLEEIAKDSDRLTYRIEKREMNYNTWESVSASLQITGDTEPILKSKTNRNMTYLNSPSTPENGIKAEVLWIKSSEGLDSANVKGKILFTEMSARRLYKTAIEKGAIGIISYDNPNYLQPEKNKTSIQFRSLPSQDDGDFWGIALSFEAKEKLTARLEKGTTDVLVNIQTKRYPSEELTIVADIKGSELPNERLVYSAHIQEPGANDNATGVGAQLEMAKIAAKLFSEKKIEFKRTMTFLWGDEIISTRRYIEEDPERAKGIKWGISLDMVGENTAVTGGTFLIEKMPDPSAIWTRGKDKHSEWGGEVLKLEDMKPHYLNDFIISKFKEQGKYANWVVETNPFEGGSDHTPFLQADIPGLLLWHFTDQFYHTDNDRIDKVSQETLKNVGTTALVSGMELVNSGTQFALDQVVNLKQRAINRLENEFELSKKAVENGEDLEDEIVLLKAWEDWYTKAIITVNDALPKSDSAVEKNIREANLSIASKTKELVETLKMPSQN, encoded by the coding sequence ATGGGAAGAGTAGTTTCAATTAAAAAAACAATAGTAAAGCAGGGTATTGTTCCCGCACTACTCTGCTTTTCCTTCTTAATAGGGTGTTCTCAACATGGTGAAGAAGTTCCTGTAGATTATTTTGATATTGTCCGTCCAGAATTTACGGGTCAGCTTGCATATGAGACCACTGATTTTGTAGAAGATTATTGGCGCGTAGTTGGCAATACAGGTTTTAATAAAACCATCTATCTCATAGCTGATAGTCTAAAAGCATCTGGATATGTATTGGAAGAAATTGCAAAGGACAGTGACCGGTTAACATACCGTATTGAAAAACGGGAAATGAATTATAATACTTGGGAGTCTGTATCTGCATCTTTACAAATTACAGGAGATACGGAACCCATACTTAAATCCAAAACAAATAGGAACATGACCTATTTAAACTCCCCCTCTACTCCCGAAAATGGAATTAAGGCTGAGGTACTATGGATAAAATCAAGTGAAGGTTTAGATTCTGCCAATGTAAAAGGAAAAATACTATTTACGGAAATGAGCGCACGCCGTTTGTATAAAACGGCAATAGAAAAAGGAGCAATTGGGATTATTTCTTATGACAATCCTAATTATTTACAACCAGAGAAAAATAAGACCTCCATTCAGTTTAGAAGTCTTCCGTCTCAAGATGATGGTGATTTTTGGGGAATTGCACTTTCCTTTGAAGCAAAAGAAAAATTGACTGCTCGTTTAGAAAAAGGAACTACAGATGTTTTGGTAAACATCCAAACTAAAAGATACCCATCTGAAGAACTTACAATTGTTGCCGATATAAAGGGAAGCGAATTGCCCAATGAACGTTTAGTATACAGTGCACACATTCAAGAACCTGGGGCAAATGACAATGCTACGGGTGTTGGCGCTCAATTAGAAATGGCTAAAATAGCTGCCAAATTATTTTCTGAAAAGAAAATAGAATTCAAACGAACCATGACTTTTTTATGGGGTGATGAAATTATTTCTACCCGAAGATATATCGAAGAAGATCCTGAACGTGCAAAAGGGATAAAATGGGGAATAAGTCTAGACATGGTAGGGGAAAATACAGCTGTAACAGGAGGTACTTTTTTGATTGAAAAAATGCCTGACCCAAGCGCTATTTGGACACGTGGAAAAGACAAACACAGCGAATGGGGTGGTGAAGTTTTAAAATTAGAGGATATGAAACCTCATTACCTCAACGATTTTATAATTTCGAAATTTAAAGAACAAGGTAAATATGCTAATTGGGTAGTAGAAACCAACCCTTTTGAAGGCGGCAGTGATCATACTCCGTTTTTACAAGCAGATATTCCAGGACTATTACTTTGGCATTTTACAGACCAATTTTACCATACGGATAATGACCGCATTGACAAGGTATCTCAAGAAACCTTAAAAAATGTAGGTACAACAGCATTGGTCAGCGGAATGGAATTAGTGAACTCCGGCACTCAATTTGCCTTAGATCAAGTTGTAAATTTGAAGCAGCGTGCCATCAATCGTTTAGAAAATGAATTTGAATTGAGTAAAAAAGCGGTAGAAAATGGTGAAGACCTTGAGGATGAAATTGTTCTTCTAAAAGCTTGGGAAGATTGGTATACAAAAGCCATTATTACGGTTAATGATGCCTTGCCAAAATCGGACAGTGCAGTAGAAAAAAATATAAGGGAAGCGAACTTATCAATTGCATCAAAAACAAAAGAATTGGTCGAGACTTTAAAAATGCCTTCTCAAAACTAA
- a CDS encoding fumarate reductase/succinate dehydrogenase flavoprotein subunit: protein MSVLDSKVPKGPLKTKWTDYKNHIDLVNPANKRNIDVIVVGTGLAGGSAAATLAELGYNVKTFCYQDSPRRAHSIAAQGGINAAKNYQGDGDSTYRLFYDTVKGGDYRSREANVYRLAEVSANIIDQCVAQGVPFARDYGGLLDNRSFGGVLVSRTFYAKGQTGQQLLLGAYSAMNRQIARGKITPFNRHEMLDVVKVNGKARGIIARDLVTGEIERHSAHAVVIASGGYGNVYFLSTNAMGSNATAAWKIHKKGAFFANPCYTQIHPTCIPRSGDYQSKLTLMSESLRNDGRIWVPKNIDDVMAIREGKKKPTDLSEDERDYYLERRYPAFGNLVPRDVASRAAKERCDAGYGVNATGEAVYLDFASAIERYGKEQAKIHNIENASKEKIYDLGKAIVEAKYGNLFQMYEKIVDQDPYKTPMMIYPAVHYTMGGVWVDYNLMTTVDGLYCIGEANFSDHGANRLGASALMQGLADGYFVLPYTIGDYLSHEIRTGKIATDTPEFDEAEKEVTDKINFFLNNKGSHSVDYYHKKLGKIMWDKCGMSRNAAGLKEAMVEIKELREDFYKNVSVPGTANELNAELEKAGRVADFLELGELFAKDALERAESCGGHFREESVEIGGEQEGEAKRNDADFAFVSAWEYKGEPSAAVLHKEQLEFNEIELKQRSYK, encoded by the coding sequence ATGTCTGTATTAGACTCAAAAGTACCTAAAGGTCCGTTGAAAACGAAGTGGACCGATTATAAGAACCATATTGATCTGGTAAACCCTGCCAACAAACGTAATATTGATGTTATCGTTGTTGGAACAGGATTAGCTGGTGGTTCTGCTGCTGCAACTTTAGCAGAATTAGGCTATAATGTAAAAACATTTTGCTACCAAGATTCTCCAAGAAGAGCACACTCTATTGCTGCACAAGGTGGTATAAATGCTGCAAAAAACTACCAAGGTGATGGTGACTCTACCTATCGTTTGTTTTACGATACAGTAAAAGGTGGAGATTACCGTTCAAGAGAAGCAAACGTATATAGATTAGCAGAAGTATCTGCAAATATCATCGACCAATGTGTTGCCCAAGGGGTTCCTTTTGCCCGTGATTATGGTGGACTTTTAGACAACCGTTCTTTTGGTGGAGTGTTGGTTTCAAGAACTTTTTACGCAAAAGGGCAAACAGGACAACAATTACTATTAGGTGCTTATTCTGCAATGAACAGACAAATTGCACGTGGTAAAATTACCCCGTTCAACCGTCATGAAATGCTAGATGTGGTTAAGGTGAATGGCAAAGCTCGTGGTATAATCGCTCGCGACCTTGTTACAGGCGAAATAGAACGCCATTCTGCACATGCTGTTGTTATTGCTTCGGGTGGTTATGGAAATGTATATTTCTTATCAACCAACGCTATGGGATCCAACGCTACTGCAGCTTGGAAAATACATAAAAAAGGGGCGTTTTTTGCAAACCCATGTTATACACAAATTCACCCAACATGCATTCCTCGTTCAGGAGATTATCAATCGAAATTAACGTTGATGTCTGAATCATTACGTAATGATGGACGTATTTGGGTTCCTAAAAATATTGATGATGTAATGGCCATTCGTGAAGGCAAGAAAAAGCCGACCGATTTGTCTGAGGATGAGAGAGATTATTACTTAGAAAGAAGATACCCGGCATTTGGTAACTTGGTTCCACGTGACGTTGCTTCTAGAGCGGCAAAAGAACGTTGTGATGCTGGTTACGGAGTTAATGCAACTGGCGAAGCTGTTTATTTAGATTTTGCTTCTGCTATAGAAAGATATGGCAAAGAGCAAGCTAAGATTCACAATATAGAGAATGCATCCAAAGAAAAAATATACGATTTAGGTAAGGCAATAGTTGAAGCTAAATACGGTAACCTTTTTCAGATGTATGAGAAAATTGTAGATCAAGATCCCTACAAAACCCCTATGATGATTTACCCAGCGGTGCATTATACCATGGGTGGTGTTTGGGTTGATTACAACTTAATGACAACTGTAGATGGTCTTTACTGTATTGGTGAAGCAAATTTCTCTGATCACGGAGCAAATAGATTAGGAGCTTCCGCGTTAATGCAAGGTTTAGCAGATGGCTATTTTGTATTGCCTTATACAATAGGAGATTACCTTTCTCATGAAATTAGAACAGGGAAGATAGCTACAGATACTCCAGAATTTGATGAAGCTGAAAAAGAAGTAACTGACAAAATTAATTTCTTCTTAAACAATAAAGGTTCTCATTCAGTTGATTATTACCATAAGAAATTAGGTAAAATTATGTGGGATAAATGCGGTATGTCCCGTAATGCAGCCGGTTTAAAAGAAGCCATGGTTGAAATTAAAGAGCTTCGCGAAGATTTCTACAAAAACGTAAGTGTACCAGGTACAGCAAATGAATTAAATGCAGAATTGGAAAAAGCAGGCCGTGTAGCTGACTTTTTAGAGCTTGGTGAATTATTTGCTAAAGATGCTTTAGAAAGAGCGGAATCTTGCGGTGGGCACTTTAGAGAAGAATCTGTTGAAATTGGGGGAGAACAAGAAGGAGAAGCGAAACGTAACGATGCTGATTTCGCATTTGTTTCTGCATGGGAATACAAAGGAGAACCTAGTGCTGCTGTTTTACATAAAGAACAATTAGAGTTCAATGAAATTGAGTTAAAACAAAGAAGTTATAAGTAG
- a CDS encoding succinate dehydrogenase/fumarate reductase iron-sulfur subunit, whose product MNLTLKIWRQKGPKDKGSMVDYKVTEISEHMSFLEMMDVLNEQLINKGEEPVAFDHDCREGICGMCSMFINGEAHGPDRGVTTCQLHMRMFKDGDTITIEPFRAKAFPVIKDLVVDRSSFDRIQHAGGYISVNTSGNTQDANAIPISKHAADEAMDAATCIGCGACVASCKNASAMLFVGAKVSQYALLPQGQVEAVDRVKNMVAQMDLEGFGNCTNTGACEVECPKGISLENIARMNREFLSANVKS is encoded by the coding sequence ATGAATCTGACATTAAAAATTTGGAGACAAAAAGGGCCTAAAGATAAAGGTTCGATGGTCGATTATAAAGTAACAGAAATTTCTGAACACATGTCTTTTTTAGAGATGATGGATGTTTTGAACGAACAATTGATTAACAAAGGTGAAGAACCTGTAGCTTTTGATCATGATTGTCGTGAAGGTATTTGTGGTATGTGTTCGATGTTCATCAACGGCGAAGCTCATGGTCCGGATAGAGGTGTAACAACCTGTCAATTACACATGCGTATGTTCAAAGATGGTGACACTATTACCATAGAGCCATTTAGAGCAAAAGCTTTTCCTGTTATAAAAGATTTGGTTGTTGATAGAAGTTCTTTTGACCGAATTCAGCACGCAGGTGGCTATATTTCTGTAAACACATCAGGTAATACTCAAGATGCAAATGCCATTCCTATTTCAAAGCATGCCGCAGATGAAGCTATGGATGCCGCTACCTGTATTGGATGTGGTGCTTGTGTAGCAAGTTGTAAAAATGCTTCTGCAATGTTATTTGTTGGTGCTAAAGTATCTCAATATGCATTATTACCACAAGGTCAGGTGGAAGCTGTTGACCGTGTTAAAAATATGGTTGCTCAAATGGACCTTGAAGGTTTTGGTAACTGTACCAATACGGGTGCTTGCGAAGTGGAATGCCCTAAAGGGATATCTTTAGAAAATATAGCAAGGATGAACCGCGAATTTTTAAGCGCGAACGTTAAAAGTTAA
- a CDS encoding VPS10 domain-containing protein — protein sequence MKQFYLLVFASISIASAQIQPTTAQKVEESLIAKQAMDANSLVKNIPLKNIGPSVMSGRVVDLAVNEDNPTEYYVAYASGGLWYTNNNGTTFTPVIDETQTQNIGDIAVHWKSGTIWVGTGENNASRSSYAGIGILKSTDNGKTWQNMGLIDSHHIGRIVLNPNNANEVTVGVAGHLYSPNSERGIYKTTDGGKTWKNTLFINDNTGIIDVAVSPNNFNIQYAAAWQKDRKAWDFIGNGSGSGIYKSSDAGATWSKISTPTSGFPTGEGVGRIGLAVFDDNIIYAVHDNQFRRNKEKEKEEKQEGLTKDDFKSLSKEEFLNLNDKELNDFLKTNNFQEKYRAANVKQMVRSNAVKPVDLALYLEDANSLLFDTPVIGAEVYRSTDGGTKWVKQNSNYIDDLFYSYGYYFAQISIDPKNSEAIYVSGVPIISSKDGGKTYKSINGDNVHSDHHAVWVNPNLPGHLINGNDGGVNTSYDDGASWVKNNSPNVGQFYAIAVDNEKPYNVYGGLQDNGVWMGPHNAEASTEWHQTGQYPWKSILGGDGMQVQVDARNANIVYTGFQFGNYFRLDLENDKRTYIQPKHELGETPYRFNWQTPILLSSHNQDILYMGGNKLHRSLDQGDTWETISGDLTQGGKKGNVAFGTLATITESPFKFGLLYTGSDDGLIHRTDNGGGNWENISKNLPQNLWVSRVVASKHNKNRVYATLNGYRSDDFTSYIYVSENKGNTWKSISNNIPASPVNVIIEDSENENLLFVGTDNGLYASLDKGDSWESFKNGIPAVAIHDLVIQKEAKHLLVGTHGRSIYKAEIASLQNLTSEILKKELHIYPLENIKHSIRWGNSWSSWSKASTPGLDITFYSNRDDVYQAKIKSSDDIIVSETEITANMGLNILSYDLAFTKIGKLNYLKKHKTELKQSDNGSTYLPKGTYLVEITGNGTSENVTFEIE from the coding sequence ATGAAACAATTTTACCTATTAGTATTCGCCAGTATTTCAATAGCATCGGCACAAATTCAACCTACAACAGCACAAAAAGTAGAAGAATCTTTAATAGCTAAACAAGCGATGGATGCCAATTCATTGGTAAAAAATATTCCTTTAAAAAATATTGGTCCGTCCGTAATGAGTGGTCGTGTAGTTGACCTAGCGGTAAATGAGGATAACCCCACGGAATATTATGTCGCTTATGCCTCGGGTGGATTATGGTATACCAATAATAACGGAACAACTTTTACGCCGGTTATTGACGAAACTCAGACTCAGAATATTGGTGATATTGCTGTACATTGGAAAAGTGGAACTATATGGGTTGGCACGGGAGAAAACAATGCTTCCCGTTCCTCCTATGCTGGAATTGGGATTTTAAAATCTACAGATAACGGTAAAACCTGGCAAAACATGGGTTTAATAGATTCGCACCATATTGGACGTATTGTTTTAAATCCAAATAACGCCAATGAAGTAACAGTTGGGGTGGCAGGTCACTTATATTCCCCTAATAGTGAACGTGGAATTTATAAGACAACAGATGGTGGTAAAACATGGAAAAACACCTTGTTTATAAATGATAACACAGGGATTATCGATGTAGCGGTTTCTCCAAATAATTTTAATATTCAATATGCTGCTGCTTGGCAAAAAGATAGAAAAGCATGGGATTTTATTGGAAATGGTAGTGGTTCTGGTATTTACAAAAGTTCGGATGCAGGTGCAACATGGTCTAAAATATCGACACCAACCAGTGGCTTCCCAACTGGTGAAGGCGTTGGTAGAATAGGCTTAGCTGTTTTTGATGATAATATTATTTACGCCGTTCATGATAATCAGTTTAGAAGAAATAAAGAAAAAGAGAAAGAAGAAAAACAAGAGGGTTTAACAAAAGATGATTTTAAATCGCTGTCAAAAGAAGAATTTCTAAATCTTAATGATAAGGAACTGAATGATTTTCTTAAAACAAATAATTTTCAAGAAAAATACCGTGCTGCCAATGTAAAGCAGATGGTACGTAGTAACGCGGTTAAACCAGTTGACCTTGCACTTTACCTAGAAGATGCAAATTCTTTACTTTTCGACACTCCGGTAATTGGCGCAGAAGTATATCGTAGTACTGATGGTGGAACAAAATGGGTAAAACAAAATAGTAACTATATAGATGACCTCTTTTATAGTTATGGGTATTACTTTGCCCAAATAAGTATAGACCCTAAAAATTCGGAGGCAATCTATGTATCTGGCGTACCCATAATCTCATCAAAAGATGGAGGAAAAACATATAAATCAATTAACGGGGACAATGTACACTCTGACCATCATGCCGTTTGGGTAAACCCTAATTTACCAGGGCATTTAATCAATGGAAATGACGGTGGTGTAAATACCAGTTATGATGATGGCGCAAGTTGGGTAAAAAATAATTCGCCTAACGTAGGGCAATTTTACGCCATTGCGGTAGATAATGAAAAACCATATAATGTATATGGAGGCTTACAAGATAATGGCGTTTGGATGGGACCACATAATGCCGAAGCAAGTACAGAATGGCACCAAACAGGACAGTATCCTTGGAAATCAATTTTAGGTGGGGATGGCATGCAAGTTCAGGTAGACGCTAGAAATGCAAATATCGTATATACAGGCTTTCAATTTGGAAATTACTTTAGATTAGATTTAGAAAATGACAAACGTACCTACATTCAACCAAAACATGAATTAGGAGAAACACCTTATCGTTTTAATTGGCAGACCCCAATTTTATTATCTTCTCATAATCAAGATATTTTATATATGGGCGGTAATAAGTTGCACCGTTCATTAGACCAAGGCGATACTTGGGAAACCATTTCTGGTGATTTAACTCAAGGTGGAAAAAAGGGTAATGTTGCTTTCGGAACTTTAGCTACAATTACTGAATCTCCCTTTAAATTCGGATTACTATATACCGGTAGTGATGATGGGCTTATACACCGAACAGATAACGGTGGTGGTAATTGGGAAAATATTTCCAAAAACTTGCCGCAAAATTTATGGGTAAGTAGAGTCGTAGCTTCTAAACATAATAAAAATAGAGTTTATGCTACTTTAAATGGGTATCGTTCAGACGATTTTACTTCTTACATATATGTTAGCGAAAATAAAGGCAACACGTGGAAGAGCATTTCTAACAACATACCTGCATCACCTGTTAATGTTATAATTGAAGACTCTGAAAACGAAAACTTATTATTTGTGGGAACCGATAACGGATTATACGCATCATTGGACAAAGGAGATTCATGGGAATCATTTAAAAATGGAATTCCGGCCGTTGCCATTCATGATTTAGTAATTCAGAAAGAAGCTAAACATTTATTGGTGGGTACGCATGGTAGAAGCATCTATAAGGCCGAAATAGCATCACTCCAAAACTTGACATCAGAAATCCTGAAAAAAGAGTTACATATTTATCCTTTAGAAAACATAAAGCATTCTATTAGATGGGGGAATTCATGGAGCTCATGGTCTAAAGCAAGTACTCCAGGTCTTGATATTACATTTTATTCTAATAGAGATGATGTTTATCAAGCAAAAATTAAATCTTCGGATGATATTATTGTGAGCGAAACTGAAATAACAGCCAATATGGGGTTGAACATTTTATCATATGACTTGGCCTTTACAAAGATTGGAAAGTTAAATTACCTTAAAAAACATAAAACAGAATTGAAACAGTCAGATAACGGTAGTACCTACTTACCAAAAGGCACTTACTTAGTAGAAATTACAGGAAATGGAACAAGTGAAAACGTCACTTTTGAAATAGAATAG
- a CDS encoding DUF2721 domain-containing protein — protein MELTLGIPALLFPAISLTMLAYNARYLAIAALIRQLHQKFQETESESVKLQVKKLNKRLTIIKNMQATAIFSFLLAVITMALIYLEFSILANIIFGISLLALMISLILSLIEVQLSTKALAIQLKDMEK, from the coding sequence ATGGAACTAACTTTAGGAATACCAGCTTTACTTTTCCCTGCAATTTCTTTAACCATGCTGGCATATAACGCACGTTATTTAGCTATAGCGGCACTTATTAGACAATTACATCAAAAATTTCAAGAAACAGAATCCGAGTCAGTTAAATTACAAGTAAAAAAACTGAACAAAAGATTGACTATCATCAAAAATATGCAGGCGACAGCTATCTTTAGCTTTCTATTGGCGGTTATTACTATGGCATTGATATATTTAGAATTTTCAATTTTGGCAAATATTATTTTTGGAATTAGCCTTTTAGCACTTATGATTTCTTTAATTCTAAGCCTCATAGAAGTACAACTATCTACAAAAGCCCTTGCAATACAGTTAAAAGATATGGAGAAATAA
- a CDS encoding M20/M25/M40 family metallo-hydrolase — protein MKQIAYLLIGVLCLQACTETKKEESQAELFSRIDTEIKANSKGYSSLKEATETIGHRLTGSTNGAKAEEYTYNKFKEFGFEDVAYQTFEVEAWARGEVSLQINDEDIKVVTLGHSPIEANVTGEIVDMGNGLDADYAANPGAVKGKIALVYISILPNSEEGLSNLHRSEKTALAIKYGAIGIIIINQVDNGVLLTGTASVTGELIPIPAVCIGKEDGMALKETLTSKKATAKIDMNNSSDVIKARNVVATLPGTEIPQEEIVIGGHLDSWDLATGAIDNGIGSFAVLDIARAFKANNLRPKRTVKFVMFMGEEQGLLGSKHLVNEAIKNNTIENIKYMMNLDMSGNPIGMNAGGKLDDEKFFTDLGAAIQQQDTIYQNTFSNKSGLHSDHQPFMLEGVPILSVHSNLDRSIYGCYHSDCDDFNLVNEDHMKNTARFGTMMLYAVANADKLPATKMDSETTKEFMIMNDLKEKLIIGNDWKWEE, from the coding sequence ATGAAACAAATTGCTTACTTATTAATAGGCGTACTATGCCTACAAGCTTGTACAGAAACAAAAAAAGAAGAATCACAAGCTGAATTATTTTCACGCATTGATACCGAAATAAAAGCAAACTCCAAAGGATATAGTTCTTTAAAAGAAGCAACAGAAACCATTGGACATAGATTAACAGGTTCCACTAACGGAGCCAAAGCGGAAGAATACACGTATAATAAATTTAAAGAATTCGGCTTTGAAGATGTAGCCTACCAAACTTTTGAAGTGGAAGCTTGGGCAAGAGGTGAAGTTTCCTTACAAATTAACGATGAAGATATTAAAGTCGTAACTCTAGGGCACTCTCCCATTGAAGCAAACGTTACAGGCGAAATAGTAGATATGGGCAATGGTTTAGATGCAGACTATGCAGCAAACCCAGGCGCCGTGAAAGGAAAAATAGCCTTAGTCTATATTTCTATTTTACCAAATAGTGAGGAAGGTCTAAGTAATTTACACCGTAGTGAAAAAACCGCTTTAGCCATTAAATATGGTGCAATTGGTATCATTATTATAAACCAAGTTGACAATGGTGTTTTATTAACGGGTACGGCTTCTGTAACAGGCGAGTTAATTCCGATTCCAGCTGTGTGTATTGGTAAGGAAGACGGTATGGCGTTGAAAGAAACTTTGACATCTAAAAAAGCTACGGCCAAAATAGACATGAACAATTCTAGTGATGTTATAAAAGCAAGAAACGTAGTTGCAACATTACCTGGAACAGAAATTCCGCAAGAGGAAATTGTCATTGGCGGACATTTAGATTCTTGGGATTTAGCCACCGGTGCTATTGATAATGGTATTGGGTCATTTGCTGTTTTAGATATTGCAAGAGCTTTTAAAGCAAATAACCTTCGTCCAAAACGTACCGTAAAATTTGTAATGTTCATGGGAGAAGAACAAGGGCTTCTTGGCTCTAAGCACTTAGTTAATGAAGCCATTAAAAATAATACTATCGAAAACATTAAATACATGATGAATTTAGATATGTCTGGCAACCCAATTGGTATGAATGCTGGCGGTAAGTTAGATGATGAAAAATTCTTTACAGATTTAGGTGCTGCTATTCAACAACAAGATACTATCTACCAAAATACTTTTTCTAACAAATCTGGTTTACATAGCGATCACCAACCGTTTATGTTAGAAGGTGTTCCAATTTTATCTGTACACAGTAATCTGGACCGTTCAATTTATGGCTGCTACCATTCCGATTGCGATGATTTCAATTTGGTAAACGAAGACCACATGAAAAACACAGCTCGTTTTGGTACCATGATGCTTTACGCAGTAGCGAATGCCGATAAATTACCAGCAACCAAAATGGATAGCGAAACTACTAAAGAGTTTATGATCATGAATGACCTAAAAGAGAAATTGATTATTGGTAACGACTGGAAATGGGAAGAGTAG
- a CDS encoding succinate dehydrogenase cytochrome b subunit, translated as MSGFFKSSIGRKYAMALSAFFLMFFLLQHFAINILSVFSPDAFNETSHFMGTFWAVQYVLQPILIFGVIYHFVMGFILEIKNRGARVKKYAKNNGAANSSWMSRNMIYSGLAILAFLVLHFIDFWIPEINTKFIEGDMSGLLADGEGFRYYEELTHKFVSPLRVGAYVIAFIFLSLHLMHGFSSAFQSAGATSMRKEKLQLFGKVYAIIIPLGFIFIALFHHFNH; from the coding sequence ATGAGCGGATTTTTTAAATCTTCGATTGGTAGAAAGTACGCAATGGCACTTTCTGCTTTCTTTTTAATGTTTTTTCTACTTCAGCATTTTGCAATAAACATCTTATCGGTTTTCAGTCCCGATGCGTTTAATGAAACGTCACATTTTATGGGTACTTTTTGGGCCGTACAATATGTTTTGCAACCTATTTTAATTTTCGGAGTTATTTATCATTTTGTGATGGGTTTCATTTTAGAAATTAAAAATAGAGGTGCCAGGGTAAAAAAATATGCTAAAAACAATGGTGCTGCCAATTCATCTTGGATGAGCCGTAATATGATTTACAGCGGATTAGCTATTTTGGCTTTCCTAGTACTTCATTTTATCGACTTCTGGATTCCAGAAATCAACACCAAGTTTATTGAAGGTGACATGAGTGGTTTACTAGCCGATGGTGAAGGATTCAGATATTATGAGGAGCTTACCCATAAATTTGTAAGTCCATTAAGAGTTGGTGCTTATGTTATTGCATTCATATTCTTATCGCTGCACTTAATGCACGGTTTTAGTTCTGCATTCCAATCTGCCGGAGCAACTAGTATGAGAAAAGAAAAATTACAATTGTTTGGTAAGGTGTATGCAATTATAATTCCGTTAGGTTTTATATTCATTGCCCTTTTTCATCATTTTAATCATTAA
- a CDS encoding cupin domain-containing protein: MKIVDWNELPDLGVSHNEAIKKRTLINRGEIPQLMMYGTAVFKPGQQVDLHKHDTMFEVFHIQTGKAIFTISGEDYEVGPGNCITIEPGEIHGQKNPYLKDVTWTYFGIATD; encoded by the coding sequence ATGAAGATTGTTGATTGGAACGAATTGCCAGATTTAGGGGTTAGCCATAACGAAGCCATTAAAAAAAGAACTTTAATAAATCGTGGAGAAATACCACAATTGATGATGTACGGGACCGCAGTTTTTAAACCTGGCCAACAAGTAGATCTACATAAGCATGACACTATGTTCGAGGTATTTCATATACAAACGGGCAAAGCAATTTTTACCATCTCAGGTGAAGATTATGAGGTCGGACCTGGAAATTGTATTACTATAGAACCTGGGGAAATACATGGACAAAAAAACCCATACCTAAAAGATGTAACTTGGACTTACTTTGGTATTGCTACAGATTAA